Proteins encoded in a region of the Zea mays cultivar B73 chromosome 2, Zm-B73-REFERENCE-NAM-5.0, whole genome shotgun sequence genome:
- the LOC111590887 gene encoding pentatricopeptide repeat-containing protein At4g37170-like: MRSCKAVRGSPRHPPPSRYGHPRRPPLHAAPAPIQWVGSQGRFPTTHTDLHLWKCLCQAGDLAGALRLLGSDGGIDVWSYCMVVQLCGEERSLEAAKRVHALIRASSAAVTGGKGSVLGKRLVLAYLKCGDLGEARTVFDGMPHRLLMSVSGLR; encoded by the exons ATGAGATCCTGTAAAGCTGTCCGTGGATCCCCGCGACATCCTCCTCCATCGCGCTATGGTCACCCCCGACGTCCTCCCCTCCACGCCGCACCCGCCCCAATTCAATGGGTCGGATCTCAGGGGCGCTTCCCCACCACGCACACTGATCTCCATCTATGGAAG TGCCTCTGTCAGGCGGGTGACCTCGCGGGCGCTCTAAGGCTGCTGGGCTCTGACGGCGGCATCGACGTGTGGAGCTACTGCATGGTCGTTCAGCTCTGTGGGGAGGAGCGATCGTTGGAGGCTGCCAAGAGAGTGCATGCCTTAATTCGCGCGTCCAGTGCCGCTGTAACGGGTGGGAAAGGAAGCGTCCTTGGGAAGAGGTTAGTGCTGGCGTACCTGAAATGCGGCGACCTGGGCGAGGCAAGGACGGTGTTCGATGGAATGCCTCATCGGCTGCTGATGTCCGTGTCTGGACTTCGCTGA